A window of Mucilaginibacter paludis DSM 18603 contains these coding sequences:
- a CDS encoding IS4 family transposase, whose translation MSSELFEPTVLDGLARKTEAIQRKRKVGGKELLDMALFDGDQSFNGMSMQLMRRDGLDISKQALHQRHHSNMTKFVQAVFEQLIAVELPQEQTQGLEIRIKDSTRFALPEVIAETFPGTKGSGMKAGASVQFEFEIKSGKSDIKVTPANANDQGESHLDKASIQPGVLYMRDLGYTHLSYMNNINKVKAFFINKLCPKTTIYLLKDDQYQKLELSKLQGITGVFDQQVYIGADKMPVRIIIEPVSEELKARRIANTEKYNKKKGSTTSKGFKERAGFNFIVTNLVSEKYSAELIQKLYHLRWQIELVFKAWKSFLKIHTFPKGSSDRITSILYSKLIWAVLSWKICMAIGKIGQISVLKVHRLIASTKEELRAQLLGICSKWLALLEKLNLKHLSKEHRKHRLKIEEIVISI comes from the coding sequence ATGAGTTCGGAACTATTTGAACCAACGGTGTTAGATGGCCTGGCCCGTAAAACAGAGGCTATACAACGCAAACGAAAAGTGGGAGGCAAGGAACTATTGGATATGGCGTTATTTGATGGAGATCAATCGTTTAACGGCATGAGTATGCAGTTAATGCGGAGGGATGGGCTTGATATTTCGAAGCAGGCATTGCATCAAAGACATCACAGCAATATGACAAAGTTTGTACAAGCCGTTTTTGAGCAATTAATAGCAGTTGAGTTACCGCAAGAGCAAACACAGGGCTTGGAGATCCGTATCAAAGATTCTACCCGTTTCGCGTTGCCGGAAGTTATTGCAGAGACATTCCCCGGAACAAAAGGAAGTGGGATGAAAGCGGGAGCATCTGTACAATTTGAATTTGAAATCAAAAGTGGTAAAAGCGATATCAAAGTAACTCCGGCCAACGCAAATGACCAGGGTGAGAGTCATCTGGACAAGGCATCAATTCAGCCGGGGGTATTATATATGAGAGATCTGGGTTACACTCACTTGAGTTATATGAACAATATTAACAAAGTCAAAGCTTTCTTTATTAATAAATTATGTCCGAAAACAACGATTTATCTATTAAAGGACGACCAATACCAAAAGTTAGAGTTGTCGAAACTACAAGGCATAACCGGCGTATTTGATCAACAGGTATATATCGGAGCTGATAAGATGCCGGTAAGGATAATAATAGAACCGGTAAGTGAAGAGCTCAAGGCAAGGCGGATAGCCAATACTGAAAAGTACAATAAAAAGAAAGGCAGTACCACCAGTAAGGGATTCAAAGAGCGGGCAGGGTTTAACTTTATTGTTACCAACCTGGTGAGCGAAAAATATAGCGCTGAATTGATCCAAAAGTTATATCACCTGCGATGGCAGATAGAATTGGTTTTTAAAGCATGGAAGTCGTTTTTAAAGATACACACGTTCCCCAAAGGAAGTTCGGATCGTATAACCAGTATATTATACAGTAAGTTGATCTGGGCAGTTTTGAGTTGGAAAATATGCATGGCTATCGGTAAGATAGGTCAAATTAGTGTTTTAAAGGTGCATCGACTAATCGCTTCTACGAAAGAAGAATTGCGAGCGCAGCTTTTAGGGATATGCTCAAAGTGGTTAGCTCTGTTGGAGAAATTAAACTTAAAGCACCTTTCAAAAGAGCACAGAAAACATAGGTTAAAAATAGAAGAAATTGTAATAAGTATTTGA
- a CDS encoding FecR family protein has product MLSSYQRFLEGKSSEEELRQLFKDFGTTDEATLRVLIKEAFENTGTEYTSSQPDKFQGLFQKISDRIDDRPHHKKTFIVNWRIAASIAATLIIAGGYYLWSLSRPVEMKTVTAAYGKRVEVFLPDSSEVWLNSGSTLQYPVIFQGKTRLVTLKEGEAFFVVTHDAHKPFVVQTGKTNVSVLGTSFEIAAFTKEPETLITVSTGKVGVVPASSAQSTFLLPGERAILDKATNVIRTVKVDMADIAVWRQGRLLFDDQPLATVMASLERKYNVRIEIKNSRLLNEKVTMRLGNQPLDNVLTAISFSNHFTFKKINEQLIIVN; this is encoded by the coding sequence ATGTTGTCAAGCTACCAGCGGTTTTTAGAAGGTAAAAGTTCAGAAGAAGAATTACGGCAGTTATTCAAAGATTTCGGAACAACGGATGAAGCCACCTTGCGGGTGCTTATTAAAGAGGCATTTGAAAATACCGGAACGGAATATACTTCCAGCCAACCAGACAAATTCCAGGGATTATTTCAAAAAATATCGGACAGAATCGACGACCGTCCCCATCACAAAAAGACTTTTATCGTAAACTGGCGCATTGCCGCATCTATAGCGGCAACATTAATAATTGCAGGTGGTTATTATTTGTGGTCGCTATCCCGGCCCGTTGAAATGAAAACAGTGACCGCAGCCTATGGCAAGCGGGTAGAAGTTTTTTTGCCGGACAGTTCTGAAGTCTGGCTGAATTCCGGCAGTACGCTTCAATACCCTGTAATTTTCCAAGGCAAAACAAGATTGGTGACATTAAAAGAGGGTGAAGCCTTTTTTGTCGTTACCCATGATGCCCATAAGCCTTTTGTAGTGCAAACGGGGAAAACCAACGTATCGGTTCTTGGAACTTCCTTTGAGATCGCTGCCTTTACCAAAGAACCGGAAACGCTGATTACGGTCAGCACCGGTAAAGTCGGTGTAGTTCCCGCGTCCTCTGCTCAATCCACCTTCCTGTTACCCGGCGAACGTGCCATACTTGACAAAGCAACGAATGTTATCAGGACAGTAAAAGTAGACATGGCCGATATTGCCGTATGGCGGCAGGGCAGGCTGCTGTTTGATGACCAGCCACTCGCAACCGTCATGGCAAGCCTTGAAAGGAAGTATAACGTCCGTATTGAGATCAAGAACAGCAGGCTACTGAATGAGAAAGTGACCATGCGGCTGGGTAACCAGCCTTTAGATAATGTGCTGACAGCGATCAGCTTTTCCAACCACTTTACTTTTAAAAAGATCAATGAGCAGTTAATAATAGTTAATTAA
- a CDS encoding RNA polymerase sigma factor has product MAVMFPVAEKELLTRLRSGDRKAFEQLYYTYNDRIYGRLLKLTATEYLADELLQDTFVKLWDNRDQINPDLSIKAWLYKVAQNEVFLFYRKVARDRRLQEHIVATFAESYSHTEEDIYLKESRELLDKAIDQLTPQRKEVFTLCKIEGRSYEEVAQLLGISPNTVSSHLVKATSSVRKFLFQSKEGVALTISMVLFKSL; this is encoded by the coding sequence ATGGCCGTAATGTTTCCTGTTGCTGAGAAGGAACTGCTGACACGTTTGAGGTCGGGAGACAGGAAGGCTTTTGAGCAGTTGTATTATACTTACAATGATCGTATTTATGGCAGGCTGTTAAAACTTACCGCAACGGAATACCTTGCAGACGAACTGTTGCAGGACACCTTTGTGAAATTGTGGGACAACAGGGATCAGATCAACCCTGACTTATCTATCAAAGCCTGGCTTTATAAAGTCGCGCAAAATGAGGTGTTCTTATTTTATCGCAAAGTCGCCCGTGACAGGCGGTTACAGGAACACATTGTTGCCACATTCGCTGAAAGCTATTCCCATACCGAAGAAGATATTTACCTGAAAGAAAGCCGGGAATTACTCGACAAAGCCATTGACCAGCTGACACCGCAACGCAAAGAAGTTTTTACCCTTTGCAAAATAGAAGGCAGGAGTTACGAAGAAGTGGCACAACTCTTAGGCATCTCGCCCAATACAGTAAGCAGCCACCTGGTCAAAGCAACCAGCAGCGTCCGTAAATTTTTATTCCAATCCAAAGAAGGGGTCGCGCTTACAATTTCAATGGTGCTTTTCAAAAGCCTGTAA
- a CDS encoding LytR/AlgR family response regulator transcription factor, whose translation MMLIKTHFIDVCLRKMQIGGQSSLAGPVINYNDLYFRIIISVTAAHIIVTIGEDYSFFQLLVKWDYYRSLLFSAVIAFILVNLVYWVIRHLDRKYDWKLYPLPRLGLQFVLALFLPAIAAFILAFLYFRAFGYDIRHTWYLRYDYPVIVALIFMLNIYYLAFYFFRKWQIAEEMATNASPAVVSVPKEKNVLIVSKGAQNIPLPVSSVAYIFHDGGYNFIRTFEQGEFFIAETLDVVQQQLSEKQFFRVNRQMLVNFTACQHFELLEYGKLELIVKPPFKEPVIISQKRAKAFKDWMER comes from the coding sequence ATGATGTTGATTAAAACACATTTTATTGATGTTTGTTTAAGGAAAATGCAAATTGGAGGTCAATCGTCTTTGGCAGGCCCGGTTATAAATTACAATGACCTGTACTTCAGGATCATTATATCTGTTACTGCGGCGCACATCATTGTTACCATTGGTGAAGACTATTCCTTTTTCCAGTTGCTGGTGAAGTGGGATTATTATCGCTCCCTTTTATTTAGCGCTGTAATTGCGTTTATACTCGTCAACCTTGTTTATTGGGTCATACGGCACTTAGACCGGAAGTATGACTGGAAACTTTACCCGCTTCCCCGGTTAGGGCTTCAATTTGTGCTCGCATTATTCCTTCCCGCTATTGCAGCATTTATTTTAGCTTTCCTGTATTTCAGAGCGTTCGGCTACGATATCCGTCACACCTGGTATTTGCGTTATGACTATCCCGTTATTGTTGCCCTGATCTTCATGCTCAATATTTATTACCTCGCATTTTACTTTTTCAGGAAATGGCAGATAGCGGAGGAAATGGCAACTAACGCAAGCCCGGCTGTTGTATCGGTTCCTAAAGAAAAAAATGTATTGATCGTCAGTAAGGGTGCCCAGAACATCCCTTTGCCAGTTTCATCCGTTGCTTACATTTTTCATGACGGGGGTTACAATTTTATCAGGACTTTTGAGCAGGGCGAATTTTTTATTGCAGAAACACTCGATGTGGTACAGCAGCAATTAAGCGAAAAGCAGTTTTTTAGGGTGAACAGGCAAATGCTCGTCAACTTCACCGCCTGCCAGCATTTTGAACTGCTTGAATATGGCAAACTGGAACTCATCGTTAAACCACCCTTTAAAGAGCCTGTGATCATCAGCCAGAAGCGGGCGAAGGCATTTAAAGATTGGATGGAGCGGTAA
- a CDS encoding T9SS type A sorting domain-containing protein — protein MGHLYKPLTVGKSYCVSFYVTLEQQSQYAINHIGAYLDDGQIDTNTWNYCGLPHPQYVPQVFDTTVINDTLNWVKIEGSFIAKGTEKYITIGNFFDKAHTTYVTSISQGTTSYAYYLIDDVSVVESDLDAYAGRDTTIISGDSVFIGRNEILPDVKWSLKSRDSGGGWVLIDTLRAGFWVKPAIGTNTYMVQQTLCGTVKYDTVTITVKRVGINELNALPNNWHIFPNPAKNEIRVVNAGNNGKAALAIYDMSGRLLLQQPLKFDHGNAKVSLNFVSGVYIVHFSKDDEREQIERLVIY, from the coding sequence ATGGGCCATTTATATAAGCCGCTAACAGTTGGCAAATCTTATTGCGTGTCCTTCTATGTAACATTGGAACAACAATCCCAATATGCAATAAATCACATTGGAGCTTATTTGGACGATGGTCAAATAGATACGAATACATGGAATTATTGCGGCCTGCCTCACCCTCAATATGTGCCACAGGTATTTGACACCACCGTTATTAACGATACCCTAAACTGGGTAAAGATTGAAGGTAGTTTTATAGCTAAAGGAACCGAAAAATACATTACCATAGGAAACTTCTTTGATAAGGCACATACCACTTATGTTACCTCTATTTCACAAGGAACAACCTCTTACGCATATTATTTGATAGACGATGTAAGCGTTGTAGAAAGTGATCTGGATGCTTACGCAGGAAGGGATACGACCATTATATCGGGTGATAGTGTATTTATAGGCCGCAACGAAATACTGCCGGATGTAAAATGGTCTTTAAAATCGCGTGATAGCGGCGGCGGATGGGTATTGATAGATACCTTACGGGCGGGCTTCTGGGTAAAGCCTGCCATAGGCACCAATACCTATATGGTGCAACAAACCCTATGCGGTACTGTAAAGTACGATACCGTAACGATTACGGTAAAGCGTGTAGGCATTAATGAACTGAATGCCCTACCAAACAACTGGCACATATTCCCCAACCCTGCAAAAAATGAGATCAGGGTTGTAAATGCAGGCAATAACGGAAAGGCGGCATTAGCTATATATGATATGAGCGGACGGTTATTACTACAACAGCCCCTGAAATTTGATCATGGTAATGCGAAGGTTTCTTTGAATTTTGTGTCGGGTGTTTACATCGTGCATTTCAGTAAGGATGATGAACGGGAACAAATTGAACGGCTGGTAATTTATTGA
- a CDS encoding IS3 family transposase, whose protein sequence is MKKSHGLSQGKRSPRTHEWAKAIEELRPEHDVSILLDCKQMARSVFYYHRKRLNDDKYKHEKEEIASIYHLHKGRYGYRRVTAEMKNRGYSINHKTVQKLMGTLGLKCNIRKVSYRSYKGEVGKIAPNVLERDFEANLPNQKWATDVTQMNIKGEKIYLSPIIDMFNGEVISYSISKSPNMQMIDEMLYEAFDKVKDIRGLIFHSDQGWQYQHYGYRKALEKHGIIQSMSRKGNCLDNALAESFFGILKTELLYKQSFETAEEFITSLKEYIHYYNNERIKNRLNGKSPVEYRALVQKT, encoded by the coding sequence ATTAAAAAAAGTCACGGCCTTAGTCAAGGAAAAAGAAGCCCGCGAACGCATGAGTGGGCAAAAGCCATCGAAGAACTAAGGCCCGAACATGATGTTTCAATTCTATTGGATTGCAAACAGATGGCTCGTTCTGTATTTTATTATCATCGCAAGCGCCTAAATGATGATAAATACAAGCATGAAAAAGAAGAGATCGCAAGTATATACCACTTGCATAAAGGCAGATATGGTTATCGGCGGGTCACCGCCGAAATGAAGAACCGGGGTTATAGCATAAATCACAAGACTGTCCAAAAATTGATGGGAACATTAGGCCTAAAATGCAATATCAGGAAAGTAAGTTATCGCTCATACAAAGGTGAGGTTGGTAAAATTGCCCCTAATGTACTTGAAAGGGATTTTGAGGCAAATCTGCCTAATCAGAAATGGGCTACGGATGTCACTCAGATGAACATTAAAGGGGAGAAGATCTATTTATCTCCTATAATTGACATGTTCAACGGGGAAGTCATTTCTTATAGTATTTCAAAATCTCCAAATATGCAGATGATAGATGAAATGTTATATGAGGCTTTTGATAAAGTGAAAGATATAAGGGGACTTATTTTTCACTCTGACCAAGGGTGGCAATATCAACATTATGGATATAGAAAGGCTTTGGAAAAACATGGAATTATTCAAAGCATGTCCAGAAAGGGAAACTGCTTGGATAATGCCTTGGCCGAAAGCTTCTTTGGGATCTTAAAGACAGAATTACTGTACAAACAGAGCTTTGAAACTGCGGAAGAATTTATAACTTCGTTAAAAGAATACATTCATTACTATAACAATGAAAGAATAAAAAACAGGTTAAATGGAAAGAGCCCGGTGGAATACCGAGCTCTCGTACAAAAAACTTAA
- a CDS encoding helix-turn-helix domain-containing protein encodes MSKHTFEEKLDVVSQVRKGKPILRISRERHIREGMILEWVRKYDLYGESGLLKQPNVKPTPDFKEEVVRLVIEKKVPLNQVVLEYRLSKTALERWVRSVRVEGYAVLYQQKNPGRPPKCMGRSKKLEPETEVEKLQAENSRLRAENALLKKVTALVKEKEARERMSGQKPSKN; translated from the coding sequence ATGTCAAAGCACACATTTGAAGAGAAACTTGATGTAGTTTCTCAAGTAAGAAAGGGAAAGCCGATTCTACGGATATCCCGCGAACGCCATATCCGTGAAGGCATGATATTGGAATGGGTTCGGAAATATGATCTTTATGGCGAAAGTGGGCTGCTCAAACAACCTAACGTCAAGCCCACGCCTGATTTCAAAGAAGAAGTTGTAAGGCTTGTCATAGAAAAAAAAGTACCTTTAAATCAGGTTGTTCTGGAATATAGATTAAGCAAGACTGCTTTAGAGCGCTGGGTAAGATCAGTACGGGTTGAGGGATATGCAGTACTATACCAGCAAAAGAATCCTGGACGACCACCTAAATGCATGGGAAGATCAAAGAAGCTTGAACCTGAAACAGAAGTAGAGAAGCTCCAGGCGGAAAATAGCCGTTTGCGGGCGGAGAACGCACTATTAAAAAAAGTCACGGCCTTAGTCAAGGAAAAAGAAGCCCGCGAACGCATGAGTGGGCAAAAGCCATCGAAGAACTAA
- a CDS encoding T9SS type A sorting domain-containing protein, which produces MSRFNSKISSREASFKRCFTVLIIMLVYVLYSFTGIAQVNLVLNPSFEQYSRCPYEADQIQFANPWSPIDTVNHISQKDSFGSGNCTPEYCNTCAPANTDASVPKNTHFYNNPRTGNGMAQVQMFCDETGIPPGFTYLRDYLNGRLYNKLISGKSYCATFYVVLTQQSQYAIDHIGAYLDDGQIDTNKWDNCGLTRTQYAPQIISHNIINDTLHWAKIEGSFIAKGNEQYITIGNFFDQAHTNYTLSVTGAMTGTTWYLVDDVSIVESNTPAYAGRDTTIVAGDSVFIGRNEILPDVKWSLKSRDSGGGWVLIDTLHAGFWVKPAIGTNTYMVQQTLCGTVKYDTVTITVKRVGINGLNGPQNDWHIYPNPAKNEIRVVNVGNTNNAALAIYDLSGRLLL; this is translated from the coding sequence ATGAGCCGTTTTAATTCAAAGATTTCAAGCCGTGAAGCATCGTTTAAACGATGCTTCACGGTATTGATAATTATGTTGGTATATGTATTGTATTCCTTCACCGGAATAGCGCAGGTTAACCTTGTACTTAACCCCAGCTTTGAGCAATACAGTAGATGTCCTTATGAAGCCGATCAAATTCAATTCGCTAATCCTTGGTCGCCAATAGATACAGTAAATCATATAAGTCAAAAAGATTCGTTTGGCAGTGGAAATTGTACTCCAGAATACTGTAATACTTGCGCCCCAGCTAATACAGATGCAAGTGTGCCTAAAAACACTCATTTCTACAATAATCCAAGAACAGGCAATGGGATGGCGCAGGTTCAAATGTTCTGTGATGAAACAGGTATTCCGCCTGGATTTACTTATCTAAGAGATTATCTAAACGGTAGATTGTACAATAAGCTAATTTCAGGAAAATCCTATTGTGCTACTTTTTATGTCGTTTTAACTCAACAATCGCAATATGCTATAGACCATATTGGTGCTTATTTGGATGACGGACAGATTGATACTAATAAATGGGATAATTGTGGTTTGACACGAACTCAGTATGCACCGCAAATAATTAGTCATAATATAATCAATGATACCCTACATTGGGCAAAGATTGAAGGAAGTTTTATTGCCAAAGGCAATGAACAATACATAACTATTGGTAATTTTTTTGATCAAGCTCATACAAATTATACTCTCTCTGTCACCGGAGCGATGACGGGCACAACATGGTATCTTGTTGATGATGTAAGTATTGTGGAAAGCAATACGCCCGCTTATGCAGGAAGGGATACTACCATTGTAGCAGGTGACAGTGTGTTTATTGGACGCAACGAAATACTGCCGGATGTAAAATGGTCTTTGAAATCGCGTGATAGCGGCGGCGGCTGGGTATTAATTGATACTTTACACGCGGGTTTCTGGGTGAAGCCTGCCATAGGCACAAATACCTACATGGTGCAACAAACCCTATGCGGTACTGTAAAGTACGATACTGTAACTATTACGGTAAAGCGTGTAGGCATTAACGGGTTGAATGGCCCGCAAAACGACTGGCATATATACCCCAACCCTGCAAAAAATGAGATCAGGGTAGTAAATGTAGGCAATACCAATAATGCGGCATTAGCGATATATGACCTGAGCGGGAGGCTGTTACTATGA